A region of the Mugil cephalus isolate CIBA_MC_2020 chromosome 23, CIBA_Mcephalus_1.1, whole genome shotgun sequence genome:
gagaaaaaaacaaacaaacaaacaaagtgctTTTAGGTTTTGgcaaatgtttaatatttaaattgggATTGAACACGAATTAATTAAGAAATCATCCTCATAAAAATTACTCAGATCATCAGCAGAAGTCCTGAAGGTAAACTAAGAGAagctaaacaaatgaaaccaaaatattacacttgtgtagttgtttattcagaaaaatgagccaatattacatatcagtgaggtTACAACTTAATTACAAAGATTAGACTTGACGAGCTTCTTAATTAGACGTTGTTGCCTCCtcagatttgaaaagcaaaaCCTCAAATGAAAAACGTTTTCTAGCCATTAAAAGCTTTTAATACTTTAGTGGACGTTCTTAATTGTCGATTTAAATCTACCAAAGGAGCCATTTTTAAACTTGTGCTAgccaattaaatatttttatatagaaACTAATTTTTGTGAATTAGCTTCAAAACtatattctccaaacactgaaacCTGTAAAGAATGTAGTTAAACCCAGTGACCCGATTAGCTTGCTAGCTAactttttaagatttaaaggCCTATTGAGAACTTTACTAGCCATTAAATGATTTTAACGCTTGGACACATTTACAAGAAACTTTCAGTCTAACTCTGTAGCCATTTCTAAACATTTACTAGccaattaaaatttttaatatGGAGCCAAATTGCTAGTTTTGTGGTTAATACCAATTGTCACTAGATTTTATTAACTTGTTagccactttttaaaaatttggtagtcattagatttttaaaaaatattcagttgaTTCTTTTGACTTAAAAATAACTTTCTAAATTCTGTGGCCTCCAAAAATGATTGATACAATGattggaaaataaaagtcatacTGAAGAATTTACCAGCCATTAaatgttttacacatttacaagaAACTTTCAGGGCAATTGTCAACTTAAGTCTAACTCCGTAgccattttttaaacatttaccaGCCAATAAAATCTTTTACTATGGAGTCAAATGTGGTTAATACCAATGGCTACTTGATTTTATGAACTTTCTAGCCACTTTTCAAAATTTGGTAGTCATTCGATTTCTTAAACGTTGATTCttttggcttaaaaaaaaaactccaaaaatgATTGATACCACactagaaaacacaacatcaaagGCCGTACTGACGAATTTACTggtcattaaatgtttttaatgcttgcacacatttacaagttcagcttttttagCACTCGCCAACGTCTTAATTGTCAACTTAAGTCTACGAAAGGAGCAGCATCAACTCGGTagccatttttaaaacatttaccaGACAGTTAAATCTGCTGCTAAAGAAGGTTACTTTGAAAGTTCGATAGTCGACAATAATTACGGCCTAAATTACTAGCCTGCTACGTAATCCATTAGCCACGTGGTGTAGACAAACAAGCTAGCCACTTTCAGACTCCTTCCTAGTAGCCAAACCTCGCAGACAAAGTTTCCGTTCAGCGTTTCTCACTCGCACGACTCAGATTTTACAACTTTACCGTCGCTTTCAAAGAGGAGAAACTTGCATTAGTGATTGCTCCGTGGCAAATCCAGcaaacaccttaaaaaaaaaaaaaaaaaaaaagttattttaccTACTTTAGCTCAGctacttttacatttataatcAAACAGGAGACGACGATGTCAAACGTTGCTACGACTAAACTGGACTCGTTGCCCTCTCCGCCCTCAGTCTTGTGCGTTGCTAGGCCTCTTTATAATTTACTGTAGCTCCGTCCTTTTgtcccccgttttttttttttttcactcgtCCTCGTGCTCGAAGAAGTCATGGCAACACacggtcaccatggagacgaATGTCATGAACTCCTGGAAGTCGCACTCGGCGTCTCCGTCGGTGTCCAGGCTTTCCATCAGGCCGTCCAGCGTGCTCTGGTCCTTCACGTGCTGCAGGGAGTAAAAAAACGtgttaaaaagtcttttttaaatcagcctcttttttttattttttattttattttatttaaatttcctACCCCCATCAGATCCGGGAGCTCGTCGTTGAGGAGATCCTTGAGCTCGCTCTTCTTCAGCTTGTGTTTGTCCCCTTCTCTCTCCGAATATTTCCGAAACACGGCGATGATGGTGGCCATCGAGGTCTCCAGGTCAGTCATCGTCATCTGgccttttgtttttcgtttgtttttcaggaggaTAAAAGGTTTAAACACctgataaaagaagaaagagaattAGTTCCTGGATCAATCTGGATCAATCTGGATCAATCGTTTCAAGGATGCAGGAAGAGTTTAAGAACTGTCATCCATCAAGTTTATttgcatgaggaaaaaaatggaaaaactaaaataaatgaggcCAAATGCAcccattaaatataaatgtaataaaagaagGGCTTGAGAAAAGCAGTTTTCTGAGTTTAATCTCGAGATAAAACCAGGACTGACGCTCTTACCGTGATGCGGCTGCAGGACGAGGCTGTGAATCCAGAGAGCGAAGGCTGAGGATGAGGACTCCAGGATTTATACTGCAGTCATTTGTGGCTGGTGGCGTtggtgggagggagggtggtggtggtggtgttggtgggggttggggggggggcagcgtTGAGCTGAGGTCAGCCAGGCTGCCGTTCAAACTTCTGGACCAATCCCTTCTCTCCACCTCCCCTcactccactgcagctcagctctGCCTCCGCAAACCTTCCCGTCAGCATCGTGATATCAGCACTTCACAgcctcttttttctgtttttggattCTGGATGATTTGCACAAGTTAAATAGTGAAATCtccatattttttaaattgcaaatcCAGCCTGCACTCAGTTTACAGGAGTGACGAAGTCGACGAGACATAAAGGAAACTGAAACCTTAGAAAACTTGCTCTGCAGACTAatacttttatattttccttatttattcacattttacattattaacaGGCATATTTAATCCATCACACATGATGTGTCTATTGTTatattatttgtaattatttatttatttattaaatatcttTGGTTTGTTTCTATAGGGTTTTGtcacacaaatatttacatttttattatttattcattcaaattttgatttatataattttatcgGAAAACTGTAgccaaaaacatttaatgaaatataaataacaataataataaaataaaaaaaaaattatcttttatttttattgctaaaaaaaaatagcataaaGCTGTGAGgctgattattttaattttatttattttctttttcttttattttctcattttctcctccactcaccagggggcgctgcagagaggaggcaaCGCTAAAACTTTAGCTAAAAAATAGCTCATATGGCTAAAAAAAGTAGCTCATGCCATAAAGATGCGAAGGAAGAGGCACATTTTTTGTAgaggattatttttattttttattttaatatttattttgggttatatactTTTTAATATTCTCAAACGAACTGTAGACACCAGCCTCTGCCCATAGGGGGCGCTACAGAGAGGAGGCAACGAAAGTTTTGTAGCTCAgcctgccgccatcttggcagtggcTAGCCCCCAGCTAACTCCTAGCTAGTTTAAAAAGGGGCGTGGCATTAGGGAAGCTAAGGCTAAAGACTGCTAGCAGCCTGAGTGGGTGATGAAAACTGGTTTTGCACCAGACCCTAAACATGGGGGAGGGGATTGATTTTTCGTGAAACAAGCCTCTAGTGGCAGTTCATGGAAGTGCAGCTTTTTGGATATAACGACGCTGGCATGGAGGCATCGTTTTGACAACCCTGAAGTATTTTCCAGGTGGAATCCATTCACCAAACAGCTCCAAATTAATTAAGACGATGAAATAAATGTGGGTCGTCCCTTTGATCTGGTTCTGCTTTCGCTTCGTTGCGTTCGGGTCCTGGTCCGACGACAAAGGCCTCGTTTCAGAGGAAGCGTCTGGCCGTGCATCTTAATGAAGACGCTCCTTTCACTGCTCCAGTTGGCCAGACATGTGCCCTCAGCAGCACAAAGAAAAGCCTGCAAACACATCTCAGGGAGTAAATATGGAAAAGAAACTCAGTCGCTCTGTTTTCAACCATATGTGCAGGATCCTATAAAACCTCCTAATATATCATTGGGACCAATCTGCTGTGGAAAGTTCTAAAAACTAGTTTCCTGAGTTGGacttattttcactttatttaagaATATATCAGGGCTTTAGTTGTAcgtgacataaataaaaacatgaaaactttaCAGCTTATCAAAAAGTCAAATTTGTTAAACAGGAACGTCACATTTTTGTCTAAATGTCTAATGTCTAAAatggtaatttaatttaatttcatttaattttaattatttatttttattattattattattttaatctaataaatcatttgttatttttacttttttaatcaATGTCTAAActgataattttatttaattttaaatatttatacacTTCATctttaatattataattattaatgataattattacaataataatttgTCACAATGTCTAAACTgctgatttaattttatttaatttaaaatatttttataatttatttaatacttttattttgaaatcttatctaataaatcattattattattataacaaaaGATTCACACATCATCTTTTACTCagcataaaatacattttgcattttttgatGCATTCTAACTCATTAAGTtgaataattttaatatttttaacattGTCAGAGCTGCTTCCTTCATATTCCTGCCACTCAAACCGATAAATTAAACCTCCACCTTCACCTTCTTCAGTCCTGAATTCCCTAAATGAGCGGCGccctctctgacctctgacctctgacctctttgTGTTCGcagagatcagatcagatcacagGCGTCGTCTTTGTGCGACTGTAACTACTCTCCTCACGTGGACGTCTGCAGACCGTTTTCATTGTTCGCCCCGAACACTGGAAACTCTGTGAGGAGACACAGAGCGTCGTCTTTCATTTGCCCGTCTCCGTCTTCATTCGTCCATCTGTCAGATTCTTTGGTGTCAGAGTGAAACCTCGTGTTCGACAGGAAACGTTTTCATCATGGTTCACAAGACGACCATTCtctaattaaagaaaaactttattagGGGCTGAAATGAGAgagttttatttgtaattttagatttttttactttttgttagtcttttctatttttttgattttgatagTTTAATATTCTTCCTATTTTCGGTTGTTTTGCATCTATTCttgattattttaacatattttgtggtcattttgcagttatttctgattattttgcgtatgttgttgttcttttgcatctgtttctggttattttgcatgttttgtttccGTATTGCAACTATTTCTGGTCGTTTCATGTGTTTTCGTGGTTGTTTTGCTACtatttctgtttattgtgtatgtttttttcagctgttttgcAACTATTTCTGATTATTCAGAATGTTCTTACAATTTTTTGCAAATATTTCGgattattttgtatatttagtctttttttcatctatttctgattattttttatatttttgcaacTATTTTCCAACTGTTGTCGACTATTTTGtacatgttgttgttcttttgcaCTTATTTATGGTTGTTTTGCATACATCATTATGTagattttgtttctgttttgccactatttctgcttattttgtatattttgcatCTATTTCTGAtcttttcacatatttttgCAGTCGATTTGCAACTATTTCTGATTATTTAGTAAATTCTTGGAATTATATTGGAAATATTTGCagttattttgtatattttgtgggttttttgcATCTATTTTCTGTTCTGAACATTTCAAAGACTTATTATTTCTTAGTTTTGCTTCCATAGATCTTTTGTTGTTTAATTCTATATCCTAAATCTACCTCCAGTCGTATTATTGACTTATAAATCCTTTTCGTTCCCATTTCCTCGCCCTTCGTGAAGCATTAAAGCCAAACCCCAGACAGACGTCTCAGACGACCTCGTTCTTCTCTCCCCTGTCGTGTctctttcaggtttttttttttatttttttatttttttcattttattttattctcccGGGAGACGAGCGTCCTCAAACAGACCCGGAGCATCCTCAGAGCCGGCTGGACTTGTCTCCGTGACGACCAGTCAACAGCATCTCCTGCTGGGCTGCAGAAAAGGTTGTGAGGCCGCTGAGTCACCACCTGGCAGCCGACCAACAACCTggcattaacacacacactggggcCGATCGCTCCAGCTTCGCTCCGTCCTTTATTTACTActatcattaatattattatttgtttgcttCCAGGGTCAAATAAATGGTCTCTGACCTCAACACAGGTAACTACAGGAGATCTGGGGCCTTTTGGGGTCGATTAGTTTATTTCTAGGGTCTGTTTTCACTCAGTTTTATGTCTCATGGTcactttttttgcagttttgcatgtttttgggGTCATTTTTGGGTCTGTTCAGACTATTTTGTTGTTGAAACATTTCTTGGGCTcaatttcttaatttctttggtctgtttttggccattttgtgtcatattttgCTCCATTTTGTGTCTCGTGgtcatttttcactttattcttaactttattgatccctttgttgaacctctgtttgtttctgggctctgttttctgcctttctttgtctctttgggTGATTTTGTTTGCTTTATGGTCacttttttgtagttttgggGGGtaatttttcttctctttggcCAATTAATCGTCCTCCTCAGACATAAACACTTCGTTTATCTCCATTTCATGTCTTATGCTCATTTTTTTACTTCGTGGTCACCGTCTGTGGTCTCCTTCTCCTACTTGTGCATATTTTTGGGATCATTTTTGTGCTAATTCTGCTCCTCTTTAGAAGCATAAAGATCATAAAAGGCCTCAtgatgaaccaaaaccaaatgaaACTACAACCTCTTAGAGACTGAGTCAgattaaaacactttaaatcacCTCCTTAAACTCATTAATCGTGTTATCTTCAATAgaaaacatcaataaaacacgcagcattttctctttctcagatCGAGACTCTTCTAGATGTGATCGAGGTAGTTCCGTATCTCCACCTCTAGGTGGCAGCGTCGCCTCAGTCTCACTTTAATCTCTTTGCAACAGGTGGCGGTGATTTCCGGCCTCAGGGATAATACACGGAAAATATAGAATGAGTCGGAATGAGTCGTTCAGCTTCCTTTTTGCATTTGCTTGCAgatattttccatttgtgtggTTATTGTGGCTGGTTTGTATATTTCTGATCGTTTTGAacttttgtggttgtttttctttatgtttctaaTTATTCTGTGTCCATTTTGCATATTTTGGTGGCTGTTGTGCATCTGTTTCTGAtcattctgtgtgtttttgcggTGGTTTTGAATCTgtttctgattatttatttagctttgcGTGCATTTGCAGCCATTTTGCATCTATTTATCATCatgttgtatatttttcatCTACTTTGGCTTATTTTTGCAGtagttttgtatgtttttgagGTTTGTTTCGTGTCTGTGTGGTGACTTGACTTGAGTGTTGGGAAATGCTGAGAAACTAAAAATAGAGCAAACTTTAATATCACTTAAACTGATGACGTTGTGCTAAAAGAAGTTTACTATAAATAAACTACAAAAATGGTGGAACATGTTCGTCCCTCCATGTGTTCATGGTTCATGGTTTGTTTCTAGCGTCTGATTTTGATAATTTTGTGgcttatttatctttttttgctTCACACTGAACAGTCTTGGTCTCTTTGTtgtacttttgtttgtttttgggtcagttttgttcatttttggaGTCTGTTTTTGACCATGTTGTGTCTCTATGGGtgattttgtttggttttgtttgtgtcttgtgctactatttttcactttttggtctctttttttgtagttttctaTATTTGTTTGGGTCATTTTTGGTGACATTTTGTGTCTTGTaatcattttaaactttttttatatacttttgtTCATTTCTGGCGTCTTTTTTCgtccattttgtgtcttttggcatgattttgtttgtttttattcatttcatgtcttttgcaactatttttcctttttcatggttccttttattttgcagttttgtaTGGTTTTGGGGATGATTTTTGTGTCTCTGGGTCAATTTGTGCACGTCTGAGGTGTGTTTTCAGCCTTTTTGTGTCTCGTtctgtgatttttgttttgttaattgtGTGTCTTGTGCAACAGGTTtcactttttgtcttttttttgtagttttgtgtgtttttgaagtgATTCTTGGGTCAATTTGTGCACGTCCGGGGTCTGTTTTGAGCCATTTCGTGTCTCATGGTCCTTTCTTTTCACTTCATGGTCAGTTTTATTGGTGtctttgttgtagttgtgtgttttctggctCTAGATCATTAGAGAAGTTTATGATTTATGGTTCTAGTTGTGACACCGAGGTGGATCTGAACTGGCGTCCTCTCCGTCACCATGGCGACCTCCATCCGTCCAGGGCTGTAGGCGGCAGAGAGTGGCCATCTCATGGCACATCTACCCCTCCCTAATCCCATAATCCTTTGCTGCCTCcactctccccccccccacacacacaccaccaccagccgaTGGGATTAGAAGCTCCTGGTTTCTACCTGCTGGCctacatctcctcctcctcctcctcctcctccaggtttgGAACAATGACTACAGGCCACAGTGAGGAGCAGCTGTTCAGTCCTTTAGACCCTTTAGACCagatcctggttctgatccaacAGATGAAGAACTTGATGCAGGTTCTGGTAGAAAAGAGGAGTCTTCTGCATTGTCCTCCAGGGCTTCCaccttcattttctcctcctcttcctcctctcccctcttttcctccccgtcttccttcctcttcattaataaatattttaatgtaaacaaaaatgtaatttttttgtctctgatcaGAGCGATTGATCAGGATGAGCAGTTATTGGTCCAGAGAAGTTAAAAGAAAgagtccctcctcctcctcctcctcctcctcctcctcaagaGCTAATCCTCCActcaggagcagcagcagcagcatatggCCGTATAACGTTAAGCCTCCGTCAGGTTGTAACCGCCGCCTCCAGACTCTCAGAGGATTAATGGTGAGTTCCGGTTCACTGAGCTGCAGCTTCAACCTGAACTCAGAGACGTTCAGGAAAAGTTTCTCATATTATCTGACggctccataaataaataaataaataaataaataacctggaCAGACGTAAACTCTTTTCACTCTCAGGGTTTTTATGGTGATTTACATCAGAATCTGTGGTTTCTGCTCCAGCTGAGGAGAAAGTCCTGCTCCTCTGGTTGTTGTGgtcatttttaatctttctgGAGCTGTTTTGGATCCATTTAAGataatttttaatcatttttgttgctgttttccatctatctgtggtcattttacatcatttactctgtgttttgtgtctcttgggttgttttgtctctttttgtagGTCATGTTCGTCCATTTCTTTTGACATCTTCTTAGAGTTGTGTTGCTATGAGCCTCTTTGGTCTTTTGTCTCTGGGGCTGGTTTGTGTCGGTTTTAGcttgttttgcatcattttgcaATGGTTTTGACCACGTTTCCAtctattttgtgtgattgtttgtCTGGTTGTgggtgttttgtgtctctttgggATGATTGTGCATtcttttgtgttgctttgaccgttgttttgcatcttttgggcgtcattttgtttcactttcGGTCTGAGATTTGCATGCATTTAAGATATTTTCGCTGCTTcacgttgtttttttctccatttgtgattattttgaaGGTTTTATGATCACTTTGAGTCTTTTCCCATCTTCTTggtattattttgttttgcttttagcctattttttgcattattttctaTAGTTTTGGCAACATATCCATCTATTTTAGGTAACTGGTTGtctggttgtggttgttttgcatctctttgggatgattttgcatctttttgtgttgctttgacTGTTTCTGTGGttgctttgcatgtttttgGAGTTACTGTGCATCTCTCTTTAACTTGTTTTGATATATTTGAGATAATTTAGTTGTTGCTTTGAGccttttgtggttgttttccgTGTCTTTCCTTCTatttgtggtcattttacatcatttcctgtttgttcattGTCTCTGGAGTTTTTTTGTGACACTCATTTGAGccttttgtggttgttttccgTGTCTTTCCTTCTATTTGTGATCATTTTACATAATTTCCTGTTCATTTGTTGTctcttgagtttttttgtgaCACTCATTTGAGTCTTTTGACtccatttctatttatttcaggTCATTGTGTGTCAGGTTGCAGTTGTTCTGTTTGCCGTAATGATTTTTGCATCTTACGTTTGCATCTATTTCAGATAATTTTGCACCATTTTTGTCGCTTTGAGCCTTTTTGGGGTTATTTTGTCTCcatttgtgatcattttgtgtttttatttatacgttattttcatccatttttacctaaatgcaaaataacaaaacctaaacatgtaaatgtattttaaggCCCCGTGACAGTTAATTTTAAATGCACCGTGTTGCTCCAGGGTTGAAGCAACTATTTAATTTTTGTGCCGAGTTTTAATTCTCAGTCCCAGTGTAATTCACCGGCTGAAATTCACCGTCTTAAATGAGATTTAAACCActccagacaaacacacacttccccTGATGGAATTAAAACCAGGTTTGTGGAGTTTATATCGAAAGCGACCGCCCTCATAAAGAGCACGTCTCGCCTCCTCGGCAGCTTCATCAATCACCAGCGACGATGGAGATCAGCGGGGAGGAGCTGGGGGTAAATGAAGGCCGAGAAAACATTTAGCCGAGCGCGCCGAGGAGATTTGTGAGATTAATGGTGATAACGGCGACTGGGACGGAGCAGAGGTGTAACATTCAGtttgtaaatcagcagcagatTGATGCGGAGATGTCGACTTAAGTATGGGacacactgtttatttgttCCCTTATTATGTCTCACAAGATTAAGAGCTCATCATTAGAGACGCAGAGCGAAGGAATGATGGGAAATGTGGTTTTAAACGAGGAGGAACCTGAGCTTCGTCATTTTTCAATCCAAATCCTTCAAGTTAAAcattggaaataaaaaaagtactatttttttgcagaatttttACATATTACACAATAATTGTTCCAAAATATTACAAATCATCTTATTAGCAGACTTGCTCCTACTTTAGTTGTTGCTTATGTGCAActaaaaagcaaatatttgacattttaacccTCTGGTAACAGACAAAAACGTctaaaaactgctataaaaacttaactgattaatattttttctgattttttctATATAAATTTCTTAAAGCTCTTGTGcgctttacaaaactaccaacgattaaatcattttcagaaattttaaccctttaaatgccagtttcattgcttgaagtcactgttgtttttatgaaaaacttccaaaaatatctaaaatactgacaaatttgaccatttttctccTAAATTAAACCCTAATATTATAGaattaatgattttattgtgtcaaggctgagagattaaaaaatgtagttatagtggaagtcaatgggacatttttagtggaaatttttaaatctgaagctacacaaaaactaataatgtaATCAAGTCAAtgttttagataatcttggtcatatctaagactgatctgaaaaagGTTTCCCAGCcacacaacattagttttatggaaaatagcaaatttttcatgttttttcaaagtaatcaaactggcatttaaagggttaaaatcctgaaaatgattgaattttggtagttttgtaaagtgttgaagtggtttaagagatttatgcagaaaaaattTAATGAGTTacatttttatagcagtttttggacaaggacatttttttttcgctaaggttacaagaggctGGTAAATCTAACAGATCTGAAGGTTAAGGAATAAAATTActtccagttttctttctgatgATTCATGTCTCTACACTACAGCTAAAGCTAGGTTagccttagcttagcatcaagaCTGGCTGCAGGGTGAAACAGTTCATTGTAATGGACAAAATCAAGCATTCTTTTCAGcgaatgattgattgatttagaGCATAAATAATCAGGATCAGACAAtagttgttgtgtttattaACTTTATAATTTAATTAGCATTACTTTTCACCAAACGACTGACACacttctacttcctggttcttctTAAATTTCCATTTGCAAGATCATTGTCTGTTTCATCCTCGTTTTCATCTTACGAGATGAAACGGTTTTTCGTTTGAAACCGAAATACTTTACATCCATTTATGTGGAAA
Encoded here:
- the s100b gene encoding protein S100-B, with the protein product MTMTDLETSMATIIAVFRKYSEREGDKHKLKKSELKDLLNDELPDLMGHVKDQSTLDGLMESLDTDGDAECDFQEFMTFVSMVTVCCHDFFEHEDE